One window of the Anaerobranca californiensis DSM 14826 genome contains the following:
- a CDS encoding Rossmann-like and DUF2520 domain-containing protein: MKIVFVGAGKVGTVFGWYLKSKGLDVLGYYSRTLQSAKQGAFETDSRVLSLEDVVNLGEIIFITTSDNSIREVCQQIAKEYGFKGGQTVVHMSGGLGSDILRPAKEQGANIFSLHPMQAFANIEKAKEEIKNTYFTFEGDGDEKQIIELLEKIGNPYTKIDCNSKSLYHAAACISSNYLVTLTNIAVEILENIGFKDKEPLKVLLPLMRGTIENIEKLGVKEALTGPIVRGDYNTVRKHIESLEELEDIGKIYKLLGKETVKLAQKRNLTADQIECLNKVFEGWE; the protein is encoded by the coding sequence GTGAAAATAGTTTTTGTTGGTGCCGGTAAAGTTGGTACAGTCTTCGGTTGGTACCTTAAATCTAAAGGTTTAGATGTTTTAGGTTATTACAGCCGAACATTACAGTCAGCAAAGCAGGGGGCTTTTGAGACGGATAGTAGGGTACTATCTTTAGAAGATGTAGTCAATTTAGGGGAAATTATCTTTATAACTACATCTGATAATAGCATTAGAGAAGTTTGTCAGCAGATAGCAAAGGAATATGGTTTTAAGGGGGGACAAACCGTTGTCCATATGTCAGGGGGATTGGGTTCTGATATCCTTCGCCCTGCTAAAGAGCAAGGTGCTAATATTTTTTCCCTCCACCCTATGCAGGCCTTTGCTAATATAGAAAAAGCTAAAGAAGAAATTAAAAATACTTATTTCACCTTTGAAGGTGATGGAGATGAAAAACAGATCATTGAATTATTAGAGAAAATAGGTAACCCCTACACAAAAATAGATTGTAATAGTAAATCACTATACCATGCTGCTGCCTGTATAAGCTCAAACTACTTAGTTACTTTGACAAATATAGCAGTAGAAATCCTAGAAAATATTGGCTTTAAAGATAAAGAACCTTTAAAAGTCCTATTGCCTTTGATGAGAGGAACAATAGAAAATATTGAAAAATTAGGTGTTAAAGAGGCTTTAACAGGACCCATTGTCAGAGGGGATTATAATACAGTCAGGAAACACATAGAAAGTCTTGAGGAATTAGAGGATATCGGAAAAATTTATAAATTATTAGGAAAAGAAACGGTTAAGTTAGCCCAAAAAAGGAATTTAACAGCAGACCAAATAGAGTGTTTAAATAAAGTGTTTGAAGGGTGGGAATAA